In one window of Halocatena salina DNA:
- a CDS encoding RICIN domain-containing protein, with amino-acid sequence MLAGVGNVSAAAADPREVEALDRGVVAVQTNEGVLVRWRLLGTDPNGIGFNLYRDGQQVNSSLITGSTNYVDPNGSTGSTYTVAPVIDGTEQTESDPADVWQDNYIDIPLNSPGDNYHPNDCSVGDLTGDGSYDIVVKWSGTTKDNAQDGYTDPHIFDAYTLEGEHLWRIDLGINVRAGAHYAPFLVYDFDGDGIAEFVVRTADGTTDDAGTVIGDPNADWRNDSGRILEGTEYMTVFDGATGEEIVTTDFRPARGDICRWGDCYGNRGDRFLAGVAYLNGQYPSIVMARGYYELTELAAFDFRDGGLSQRWFFSSGDSGNEGYGGQGAHSLSIADVDDDGFDEIIYGAAVIDHDGTGLHTTGFNHGDALHCSDFVPSRDGQEIFMPHEWGGMGATMRDAETGELLWNVDNDDDVARGVAANIDSMHPGAEAWASNGIGFREGGSGDWISDAPGSYNFVTWWTGDLQRELTDHDWQGDGIGYPKLDKWDSDAQQLNRVEDFPGTLSNNWTKGNPCLQADILGDWREEVIWRRDDDQALRLFVTPFETNHRLYTLMHDTQYRTAVAWQNVAYNQPPHPSFFVGENMDAPPTPNIVAVGDGNGGDGGDDDDNGGSTGPISTGTYQITNVNSGKALDVADSSTDDGANVQQYDYWGGENQQWYVEETSDGSYRIENVNSGKVMDVDAASTDDGANVLQWADSGSANQRWWIWEDAAGEYVIENVNSGKIADVDAASTDDGANVLQWADNGGANQRWYFDSV; translated from the coding sequence ATGCTGGCTGGGGTGGGGAACGTGAGCGCCGCAGCAGCGGATCCGCGGGAGGTGGAGGCCCTGGACAGAGGAGTGGTCGCAGTCCAGACCAACGAGGGCGTGCTGGTTCGCTGGCGCCTGCTGGGGACGGACCCTAACGGGATTGGTTTCAACCTCTATCGCGACGGCCAGCAGGTGAACAGCTCGCTGATCACCGGGAGCACGAACTACGTCGACCCGAACGGTTCGACGGGGTCGACCTACACCGTAGCGCCGGTGATCGACGGCACCGAGCAGACGGAGTCCGACCCGGCGGACGTCTGGCAGGACAACTACATCGACATCCCGCTGAACAGTCCAGGAGACAACTACCACCCGAACGACTGCAGCGTTGGCGATCTGACCGGCGACGGGAGCTACGACATCGTCGTCAAGTGGTCGGGCACGACTAAGGACAACGCCCAGGATGGATACACGGACCCCCACATCTTCGACGCGTACACGCTTGAGGGCGAGCACCTCTGGCGAATCGATCTGGGCATCAACGTGCGGGCCGGCGCGCATTACGCGCCCTTCCTCGTCTACGACTTCGACGGCGACGGGATCGCAGAGTTCGTCGTCAGGACGGCGGACGGGACGACGGACGACGCCGGTACCGTGATCGGTGATCCGAACGCCGACTGGCGCAACGACTCGGGCCGGATTCTCGAAGGGACGGAGTACATGACGGTGTTCGACGGCGCGACCGGCGAGGAGATCGTCACCACCGACTTCCGGCCCGCCAGGGGCGACATCTGCCGCTGGGGCGACTGTTATGGCAATCGCGGAGACCGCTTCCTCGCCGGCGTCGCGTACCTCAACGGCCAGTACCCCAGCATCGTCATGGCGCGGGGGTACTACGAACTGACCGAACTCGCCGCGTTCGACTTCCGGGACGGCGGACTCTCTCAGCGGTGGTTCTTCAGTAGCGGTGATTCCGGTAACGAGGGTTACGGCGGCCAGGGGGCACACAGCCTGAGCATCGCGGACGTCGACGACGACGGGTTCGACGAGATCATCTACGGCGCCGCCGTGATCGACCACGACGGTACCGGGCTACACACGACGGGTTTCAACCACGGCGACGCGCTCCACTGTAGTGACTTCGTCCCCTCGCGTGACGGTCAGGAAATCTTCATGCCCCACGAGTGGGGCGGGATGGGCGCGACGATGCGCGACGCCGAGACGGGCGAGCTGCTCTGGAACGTCGATAACGACGACGACGTCGCCCGCGGCGTGGCCGCCAACATCGACTCGATGCACCCAGGCGCAGAGGCCTGGGCGTCGAACGGTATCGGTTTCCGCGAGGGCGGATCTGGGGACTGGATCTCCGACGCGCCTGGGTCGTACAACTTCGTGACCTGGTGGACGGGCGACCTCCAGCGGGAACTCACGGATCACGACTGGCAGGGCGACGGTATCGGCTATCCCAAGTTGGACAAGTGGGATTCTGACGCCCAGCAACTCAATCGGGTCGAGGACTTCCCAGGGACGCTCTCGAACAACTGGACGAAGGGCAACCCCTGCCTCCAGGCCGACATCCTCGGCGACTGGCGCGAGGAGGTCATCTGGCGACGCGACGACGACCAGGCGCTGCGCCTGTTCGTGACGCCCTTCGAGACGAACCACCGGCTGTACACGCTGATGCACGACACGCAGTACCGGACGGCTGTTGCCTGGCAGAACGTGGCATACAACCAGCCGCCCCATCCCAGCTTCTTCGTCGGCGAGAACATGGACGCGCCGCCGACTCCGAACATCGTGGCCGTGGGTGACGGGAACGGTGGTGATGGGGGCGATGACGACGACAACGGTGGGTCGACCGGTCCCATCTCGACAGGGACTTATCAGATCACGAACGTTAACAGCGGCAAGGCGTTGGACGTCGCGGACTCCTCGACCGATGACGGTGCCAACGTTCAGCAGTACGACTACTGGGGCGGCGAGAATCAGCAGTGGTACGTCGAGGAGACCAGCGACGGCTCCTACCGGATCGAGAACGTTAACAGCGGCAAAGTGATGGACGTCGATGCCGCCTCGACCGACGACGGCGCCAACGTCCTCCAGTGGGCCGACAGCGGTAGCGCCAACCAGCGCTGGTGGATCTGGGAGGACGCCGCCGGCGAGTACGTCATCGAGAACGTCAACAGCGGCAAGATCGCCGACGTCGATGCCGCCTCGACCGACGACGGCGCCAACGTCCTCCAGTGGGCCGACAACGGTGGCGCCAACCAGCGCTGGTACTTCGATTCCGTCTAG
- a CDS encoding Gfo/Idh/MocA family protein has product MTYRAGIIGTGGIAGMGILGMHDEEAIGTEKIDASHAGGYASTDEIELVAVADIDEETLTTFGDAWEIPSDRQYLGHESMLAEEDLDVVSVCTPSFLHHRHTIDAAQSAAAPDVIWCEKPIASCVSAAEEMVAVCEETGTELVVNHSFRFTDKLQRLHDLVHGQNVLGDVVSVSTQYRMELMRNATHVLDTLVYLLDARPKQVGGYITGENEAVESLDVGQNVVDTAGGGHIVMDDGSFVTVDCTIPRDISSMTLHFIGTGGKLYMNNDDGEWRYWSLEDGEHVEQSLPGIDGAWTWDDDYKRSFANAATHVRDLLNGEDENYSPGVEATRSLEIIVGFYLSHYTSSTVNVPLAQPLREISITSW; this is encoded by the coding sequence ATGACATACAGAGCAGGTATCATCGGAACGGGCGGGATCGCAGGCATGGGTATTCTCGGAATGCACGACGAGGAGGCCATCGGCACGGAAAAAATCGACGCAAGTCACGCCGGCGGCTACGCCAGCACCGACGAGATAGAGCTCGTCGCTGTCGCAGACATCGACGAGGAAACCCTCACCACGTTCGGGGACGCGTGGGAAATCCCCTCTGATCGTCAGTATCTCGGTCACGAGTCGATGCTCGCCGAGGAGGATCTCGACGTCGTCTCCGTCTGTACGCCGTCGTTTCTCCATCACCGACACACGATCGACGCCGCACAGTCCGCTGCCGCCCCCGACGTCATCTGGTGTGAGAAACCCATCGCATCCTGCGTCAGCGCCGCCGAGGAGATGGTCGCGGTCTGTGAGGAAACGGGGACTGAACTGGTCGTCAACCACTCGTTTCGGTTCACCGACAAGCTCCAGCGTCTACACGATCTCGTTCACGGGCAGAACGTACTGGGTGACGTCGTCTCCGTGAGTACCCAGTACCGGATGGAGTTGATGCGCAACGCTACCCACGTTCTGGACACGCTCGTGTACCTCCTCGACGCGCGCCCAAAGCAGGTCGGCGGCTACATCACCGGTGAGAACGAGGCCGTCGAGTCGCTCGACGTCGGACAAAACGTCGTCGACACCGCTGGCGGGGGTCACATCGTTATGGACGACGGCTCGTTCGTCACCGTCGACTGTACGATTCCACGGGACATCTCCTCGATGACGCTGCACTTCATCGGAACCGGAGGCAAACTGTACATGAACAACGACGACGGTGAGTGGCGATACTGGTCGCTTGAGGACGGCGAGCACGTCGAGCAGTCACTGCCCGGCATCGATGGCGCATGGACATGGGACGACGATTACAAACGGTCGTTTGCGAACGCGGCGACCCACGTCCGAGATCTGCTGAACGGCGAGGACGAGAACTACTCGCCGGGCGTAGAAGCCACCCGGTCGCTCGAAATCATCGTCGGGTTCTACCTCTCTCACTACACCAGTTCGACGGTGAATGTTCCTCTGGCACAGCCGCTCCGAGAGATATCCATCACATCGTGGTGA
- a CDS encoding DUF1326 domain-containing protein, with product MTEEWTITGDYVEACNCDVVCQCLWMEPPDDNHCMVSIVWHITDGQYGDVDLSGLHAALLISSEEGVLLDPDTAWHAVLLIDETADDDQQAALEDIYLGRAGGIFAVAADTHVESATVATAPFSFTRDDADLSVEIGDSVSMDVVGKRGFNEKLGTIAPHPFTKSTEMKTGKSTTATVSYNDEFTWDVSENNAFLCDFELANA from the coding sequence ATGACTGAAGAATGGACCATCACGGGCGATTACGTGGAAGCGTGCAACTGTGATGTTGTCTGTCAGTGTCTCTGGATGGAGCCCCCCGATGATAACCACTGTATGGTATCAATCGTATGGCATATTACGGACGGCCAGTACGGTGACGTCGATCTGAGTGGACTCCACGCGGCGCTGCTCATCAGTAGCGAGGAGGGTGTCCTGTTAGATCCGGACACCGCATGGCATGCGGTGCTCCTCATCGACGAAACGGCCGATGACGATCAACAGGCCGCCCTTGAAGATATCTACCTAGGTCGAGCCGGCGGCATCTTTGCAGTCGCCGCCGATACGCACGTCGAAAGCGCCACGGTTGCGACCGCCCCGTTCTCGTTCACCCGGGATGATGCCGATCTCTCGGTCGAAATCGGTGATAGCGTCTCCATGGATGTGGTTGGGAAACGCGGCTTCAACGAGAAACTCGGGACGATCGCACCCCATCCGTTCACGAAGAGCACGGAGATGAAGACTGGTAAGTCCACTACCGCCACGGTCTCCTACAACGACGAGTTCACGTGGGACGTCTCCGAGAACAACGCGTTCCTCTGTGATTTCGAACTGGCGAACGCCTGA
- a CDS encoding DUF362 domain-containing protein gives MSTGDNEPPARHLSVSEETILEACGDLPLPAMGIIEQVWETDPIPPREISEQAGRAVSDLPLGDVPEGETVALGVGSRGIANLSEIVAGVVSVLSEAGYNPFVFPAMGSHGGATGEGQREMLNDLGVTESAVGCEIRSSMEVVEVGRTQDRDVPVVADATAVNADAIVPINRVKPHTDFDGPVESGLSKMLVIGMGKQRGAKIAHEWAVDWSFRRMIPEMAGQLLDSLRIVGGVAIVEDQHDDTTLIEGVPPSGFLDREAELLEMAYNRMPELPFDDLDLVVFDRQGKDISGQGMDTNVIGRRSFAINEPAPERPDIKRIYTRGLTETTHGNAMGVGSADVVHEDVAAELNASTTLINALTASTIRGVKLPPVVETDRAGMVAALSTIGVVGTDTVRVLRAPDTMHLHRLYASTALVEEARDRDDLRVVKEPSSIAFTDGRFSAPSLHE, from the coding sequence ATGAGCACAGGCGATAATGAGCCGCCAGCGCGCCACCTTTCAGTTTCCGAAGAGACGATTCTTGAAGCATGTGGTGACCTACCGCTCCCAGCGATGGGGATCATCGAGCAGGTGTGGGAGACGGATCCGATTCCACCGCGTGAGATCAGCGAGCAGGCAGGGCGTGCCGTCTCAGACCTCCCGCTCGGGGACGTACCGGAGGGAGAAACGGTGGCGCTCGGCGTCGGCAGCCGCGGCATTGCAAACCTCTCAGAGATCGTTGCAGGCGTCGTTTCGGTCCTCTCCGAGGCCGGCTACAACCCGTTCGTCTTTCCAGCGATGGGTAGCCACGGCGGCGCAACGGGCGAAGGCCAGCGAGAGATGCTGAACGATCTCGGCGTGACTGAATCGGCGGTCGGCTGTGAGATCCGGTCGAGCATGGAGGTGGTCGAGGTCGGGCGAACGCAGGACCGGGACGTCCCGGTCGTCGCCGACGCTACTGCCGTGAACGCGGACGCCATCGTTCCGATCAACCGCGTCAAACCCCACACGGACTTCGATGGCCCTGTTGAGAGCGGGCTTTCGAAGATGCTCGTCATCGGGATGGGCAAGCAACGCGGCGCGAAAATCGCCCACGAGTGGGCCGTCGACTGGTCGTTCCGACGGATGATCCCCGAGATGGCCGGCCAACTCCTCGACTCGCTCCGGATCGTCGGCGGCGTCGCCATTGTCGAGGATCAACACGACGATACGACGCTCATCGAGGGCGTCCCACCGAGTGGCTTCCTCGATCGGGAGGCGGAGCTGCTCGAGATGGCCTACAACCGGATGCCGGAACTCCCGTTCGACGACCTCGATCTCGTGGTGTTCGACCGGCAGGGCAAGGACATCAGCGGGCAAGGAATGGACACGAACGTCATCGGTCGGCGCTCGTTCGCCATCAACGAGCCCGCTCCCGAACGACCAGACATCAAGCGCATCTACACCCGCGGGCTGACGGAGACGACCCACGGCAACGCGATGGGCGTTGGGTCTGCCGACGTCGTTCACGAGGACGTCGCCGCCGAACTGAACGCCTCGACGACGCTTATCAACGCGCTCACGGCCAGCACCATTCGCGGCGTGAAACTTCCGCCAGTCGTCGAGACCGACCGCGCAGGGATGGTCGCCGCGTTGTCGACCATCGGCGTCGTCGGGACTGACACTGTTCGTGTCCTCCGAGCGCCCGACACCATGCATCTCCATCGGCTCTACGCGTCGACAGCGTTAGTCGAGGAAGCCCGCGACCGAGATGATCTGCGCGTCGTCAAGGAGCCTTCGTCGATCGCGTTCACCGACGGTCGGTTCTCGGCTCCGTCGCTGCACGAGTGA
- a CDS encoding IclR family transcriptional regulator, giving the protein MSDQQNSNAVKTAQTTFAILEELKQRNEATVTELTDAFDLSKSSIHNYLSTLEREGYVVKEDNTYRVGLRLLDLGGHALHTERIYDVAKDEVTALAEETGELANLLVEEHGRGTYLYRAHGDDAVKTDSYIGQRVYLHNTALGNAILAHLPRARVTEIIDRHGLPATTENTITDRDELFARLDRIREEKVAFDDEARVKGLRCVAVPIVNNNATVEGAISVSGPTSRFQGQRFREDLPATLKSVANVIELNITYT; this is encoded by the coding sequence ATGTCCGATCAACAAAACTCCAACGCCGTCAAGACGGCCCAGACCACCTTCGCAATACTCGAAGAGCTGAAACAGCGAAACGAAGCGACGGTGACAGAGCTGACCGACGCCTTCGACCTCTCGAAGAGCAGTATCCACAACTACCTCAGCACGCTCGAACGGGAAGGGTACGTCGTGAAAGAGGATAACACCTATCGAGTGGGGTTGCGACTGCTCGATCTCGGAGGGCACGCACTCCATACGGAACGCATATACGACGTCGCAAAGGACGAAGTGACCGCACTGGCCGAGGAGACGGGTGAACTGGCGAACCTCCTCGTAGAGGAACACGGACGGGGAACGTATCTTTATCGTGCGCACGGAGACGACGCTGTCAAGACCGATTCGTACATCGGCCAGCGGGTCTATCTGCACAACACCGCGCTCGGAAACGCTATTCTCGCGCATCTCCCCCGCGCACGTGTGACCGAGATCATCGACCGGCATGGGCTGCCAGCGACGACAGAGAACACTATTACCGACAGAGACGAGCTTTTTGCGCGTCTCGACCGCATCCGAGAGGAGAAGGTCGCCTTCGACGACGAGGCGCGCGTGAAAGGCCTCCGCTGCGTTGCGGTTCCCATCGTCAACAACAACGCCACCGTCGAGGGAGCGATCAGCGTCTCCGGCCCGACCAGTCGTTTTCAGGGACAACGGTTCCGGGAAGACCTCCCTGCCACGCTCAAGAGCGTGGCCAACGTCATCGAGCTGAATATCACCTACACGTGA
- a CDS encoding acyl-CoA dehydrogenase family protein, whose protein sequence is MRFDLTEDQRALREEVREFTKKEIEPKARDLDREEEYPRTIFDELAERRLMGVTLPEEYGGRGEGLVELALMIEELSAGLMSVAATVGLHLGVAEVVERFGTEAQHEEFLPEMASFDTVGALGLSEANAGSDKLKMETTAERDGDEWVLNGHKQWVTNFLDADYVLTYAKTGPEEDAPHNISAFLVPTDDFEVVTVWETLGANSVTSPRVSLSNVRVPEDRLIGEQSEGYVQRGELHTGVNVPARGVGIARAALEDTVAYTSSREQYGQHISDFQGVSWEVGKMAERVDTARLLTLRAADRADRGYDVTREFSMAKINATQAAVDNANEAMQLQGGIGYTTEHDVERYLRDAKLLTIAGGPNEGHKNTLAEAVFERHDD, encoded by the coding sequence ATGAGATTTGACCTGACCGAGGATCAACGGGCGCTTCGAGAGGAGGTTCGAGAATTCACAAAAAAGGAGATTGAACCAAAGGCGAGAGACCTTGACCGAGAGGAGGAGTATCCAAGAACGATCTTCGACGAACTCGCCGAACGCCGTTTGATGGGTGTGACGCTCCCAGAAGAGTACGGGGGACGGGGCGAAGGTCTCGTTGAACTCGCGCTGATGATCGAAGAGCTATCGGCGGGGCTAATGTCCGTGGCGGCCACTGTCGGACTCCATCTCGGGGTTGCGGAAGTCGTCGAGCGCTTCGGAACCGAGGCGCAGCACGAGGAATTCCTCCCCGAGATGGCCTCTTTCGACACAGTCGGCGCTCTCGGCTTGAGTGAGGCGAACGCAGGGAGTGATAAACTAAAGATGGAGACCACCGCCGAACGCGACGGGGACGAGTGGGTCCTTAACGGCCACAAGCAGTGGGTGACGAACTTCCTCGATGCAGACTACGTCCTCACGTACGCGAAGACTGGCCCCGAGGAGGACGCGCCACACAACATCAGCGCGTTTCTCGTGCCGACTGACGACTTCGAAGTCGTGACAGTGTGGGAAACGCTGGGCGCGAACAGCGTGACGTCCCCGCGTGTCTCCCTCTCGAACGTTCGTGTGCCTGAGGATCGACTCATCGGCGAACAGAGCGAAGGTTACGTCCAGCGTGGAGAGCTACATACTGGTGTGAATGTCCCCGCTCGCGGCGTCGGTATCGCCCGCGCTGCCCTCGAAGACACGGTGGCCTACACGAGCAGCCGTGAGCAGTACGGCCAGCACATCAGCGACTTCCAAGGCGTCAGCTGGGAAGTCGGCAAGATGGCCGAACGCGTCGATACCGCCCGGTTACTCACCCTCCGCGCAGCTGACCGTGCAGATCGCGGATACGACGTCACACGCGAGTTCAGCATGGCGAAAATTAATGCAACACAAGCTGCCGTGGACAACGCTAACGAGGCAATGCAACTCCAAGGCGGTATCGGTTACACGACGGAACACGACGTTGAGCGGTATCTGCGTGATGCGAAACTCCTCACGATTGCCGGTGGTCCGAACGAAGGTCACAAGAACACGCTCGCTGAGGCAGTCTTCGAGCGACACGACGACTGA
- a CDS encoding ABC transporter permease, producing MLTPRVQPEVVISKYVTTSVRASLISMVDWLKSLEFIHISDMMSGMILARANPIYTADHQLSIMAVLFAAGRITCLIESIYDDKILCYTNTFGRASGVFEERYANELGTLLGVLSVAIRPTPMASSGSILRGPKVPCGSSAVRTTRHD from the coding sequence ATGCTCACACCGAGGGTTCAGCCGGAAGTGGTCATTTCCAAGTACGTGACAACCAGCGTTCGGGCCTCGCTCATTTCGATGGTAGACTGGTTGAAGAGTCTCGAATTCATTCACATTTCAGACATGATGTCCGGAATGATTCTCGCTAGGGCGAATCCGATCTACACAGCCGATCACCAGCTCTCAATCATGGCGGTACTATTCGCCGCGGGCAGGATAACGTGTCTGATCGAGTCTATATATGATGATAAGATATTATGCTATACTAATACGTTCGGTAGAGCGTCGGGCGTCTTCGAGGAGCGGTACGCCAACGAACTGGGCACACTCCTCGGTGTACTGAGCGTGGCAATCCGTCCGACACCGATGGCTTCGAGTGGATCCATCCTCCGTGGTCCCAAAGTGCCGTGTGGATCATCTGCAGTTCGTACAACCCGTCATGACTGA
- a CDS encoding helix-turn-helix domain-containing protein, with product MPSPERSGEALHVSIDLWYPDCWEIEITERLDVGILGYGIYMTGSEVATLFTIHADDHESVTEGIEAIRASENVHSASEMASGFRQTSIPKPGNATRELLVVHDGRKQISQPLTSRGFVCTGPIDIRGGREYWSLATNHDRKTVRVKLDEVREQMNAEINVRSMKQQTGGTATTTLPVDQFTKRQSEVFQLAREQGYYEYPKETTAGELADELGITTSTLHEHLHKVEAVLLGRDGLTQLE from the coding sequence ATGCCATCTCCTGAGCGATCTGGCGAAGCGCTTCATGTATCTATCGACCTCTGGTACCCTGATTGCTGGGAGATCGAGATTACCGAGCGCCTCGATGTTGGGATTCTCGGCTACGGGATCTATATGACTGGCAGCGAGGTTGCGACACTCTTCACAATCCACGCGGACGATCACGAATCGGTTACAGAGGGGATTGAGGCCATTCGCGCGTCTGAGAATGTTCATTCTGCCTCCGAGATGGCGTCTGGTTTCCGGCAGACCTCGATTCCGAAGCCGGGAAACGCAACGCGTGAACTCCTGGTCGTTCACGATGGGCGAAAGCAGATCAGCCAGCCACTCACCTCTCGTGGGTTCGTGTGTACAGGACCGATCGACATTCGAGGTGGAAGGGAGTATTGGAGTCTCGCCACGAACCACGACCGAAAAACGGTTCGGGTCAAACTCGACGAAGTTCGTGAACAGATGAACGCTGAGATTAATGTACGGAGTATGAAGCAGCAGACCGGAGGAACTGCGACGACCACACTACCGGTGGATCAGTTCACGAAGCGCCAGTCAGAAGTATTCCAGCTCGCTCGTGAGCAAGGGTACTACGAGTACCCGAAGGAAACGACAGCCGGCGAATTGGCGGATGAATTAGGAATCACTACATCGACGCTCCACGAACACCTTCACAAAGTGGAAGCGGTCTTATTGGGGAGAGACGGCCTGACGCAACTCGAATAG
- a CDS encoding aldo/keto reductase, producing MCGLPAIGLGTWQNTDWETCIDSVSTALEAGYRHVDTAQYYGNEEMVGEGIAQADVPRDEIVVATKVHAEKFGLAYEEVIEGLEVSLDRLGLDSLDLLYVHWPVGNYDAPETMSAFDELLDRGLIDHVGVCNFSIELLEEARDHLESPLFVHQAETHPLLPRDDLIAHAQKHGYHYVAYSPLARGSVFDIPEIRDVAERHGVSPAQVSLAWLLQKDNVAAIPKASGEGHIRDNLRALDLELTTDDVDRIDDIDRTKRFVERQGAPWLDE from the coding sequence ATGTGTGGTTTACCAGCCATTGGGCTTGGGACGTGGCAGAACACCGACTGGGAGACCTGTATCGATAGCGTTAGCACCGCGCTGGAAGCGGGCTATCGCCACGTCGACACCGCTCAGTACTACGGCAACGAGGAAATGGTCGGAGAGGGGATCGCTCAAGCGGACGTTCCTCGTGACGAGATCGTCGTTGCGACCAAGGTTCACGCCGAAAAGTTCGGTCTCGCGTACGAGGAGGTGATCGAGGGACTGGAGGTCAGTCTCGACCGGCTCGGACTCGATTCCCTCGACCTGCTGTACGTTCATTGGCCCGTCGGAAACTACGACGCCCCAGAGACGATGTCGGCGTTCGACGAACTCCTCGACCGCGGACTCATAGACCACGTGGGCGTCTGTAACTTCAGCATCGAACTGCTCGAGGAAGCCCGCGATCACCTTGAATCACCGCTGTTCGTCCATCAGGCAGAAACACACCCGCTTCTCCCACGGGACGATCTCATTGCACACGCCCAGAAACACGGCTACCACTACGTCGCGTACTCTCCACTCGCCCGCGGGAGCGTCTTCGATATCCCCGAAATACGGGACGTCGCCGAGAGACACGGCGTCAGTCCGGCACAGGTCAGCCTCGCGTGGCTCCTCCAGAAGGACAACGTCGCTGCCATCCCCAAAGCATCAGGCGAAGGCCACATCCGGGACAATCTCCGAGCGCTGGATCTCGAGCTCACGACCGACGACGTCGATCGAATCGACGACATCGATCGAACCAAGCGCTTCGTCGAACGTCAGGGCGCTCCCTGGTTGGACGAGTAA
- a CDS encoding HNH endonuclease, translating into MIPVSDEDSNDPHNLAALCHACHLDTHGGTMLSHDVVYDSREAFWGWTQ; encoded by the coding sequence ATCATCCCGGTCTCGGATGAGGATTCGAATGACCCACACAATCTGGCCGCCCTTTGTCATGCCTGTCATCTAGATACCCACGGTGGTACCATGCTGTCTCACGATGTGGTCTATGATTCACGAGAAGCATTCTGGGGGTGGACTCAATAA
- a CDS encoding DUF2182 domain-containing protein → MSTPESFRNRFDLHRLPTVALVTYVIALFAWVAIVGRWIPMSGGTMGRRMSDPGVPEAMALSNGVTGAGLYLLMWGVMMVAMMYPSSVPFIRLYYKTLEGTSTAGKAARIGAVLATYALMWTLTGIVPLLVNAAVPVAPLANAHRGFLWGGTLVLLGGYQLSPYKYRCLRYCRSPLGFLMSHHRPGIWGAIRMSWKYSIFCIGCCWVLFAFMVVVGSMNIVWMALITVVLSLERTVAWGRQLAHAVGIFAGIAGLAIIVITIL, encoded by the coding sequence ATGTCCACACCCGAGTCGTTCCGGAACCGATTTGACCTCCACCGCCTCCCAACTGTCGCACTCGTCACCTACGTAATTGCGCTGTTCGCGTGGGTGGCAATCGTCGGCCGGTGGATCCCGATGTCAGGAGGCACAATGGGTAGGCGGATGTCCGATCCCGGGGTGCCGGAGGCAATGGCGCTCTCGAACGGAGTGACAGGTGCCGGTCTCTATCTGCTCATGTGGGGCGTGATGATGGTCGCAATGATGTATCCGTCGTCAGTGCCGTTCATCCGGCTGTACTACAAGACGCTTGAAGGCACGTCGACCGCGGGCAAAGCCGCGCGGATTGGGGCGGTTTTAGCGACGTACGCGCTCATGTGGACGCTCACAGGGATCGTTCCCCTCCTGGTCAACGCGGCGGTGCCGGTCGCACCCCTCGCAAACGCTCACAGAGGGTTCCTATGGGGCGGAACGCTGGTGCTCCTTGGGGGATATCAGCTGTCTCCATACAAATACCGCTGTCTGCGGTACTGCCGGTCACCACTCGGATTTCTTATGTCTCACCACCGGCCGGGGATTTGGGGTGCCATCCGGATGAGCTGGAAGTACAGCATCTTTTGCATCGGATGCTGTTGGGTACTATTCGCGTTCATGGTCGTCGTGGGGTCGATGAACATCGTTTGGATGGCGCTCATCACGGTGGTACTGTCGCTCGAACGAACCGTAGCATGGGGCCGGCAGCTGGCCCATGCGGTCGGCATCTTCGCTGGTATCGCCGGGCTTGCCATCATTGTGATCACGATACTGTAG
- the rdfA gene encoding rod-determining factor RdfA produces the protein MRVDHLEDYWFAESDDRYSLRELAEYANQQLLYRVMQNAGLDPFDSEIGTLTAYSPMTMSVREWYPGPWTIVRPQDTHHRSGDAFGFEFDTGWFEVDGGDLMTFIETHADRTELLHVIDCDAETATSPVITVLKYYHTITTDWTNYWRR, from the coding sequence ATGCGAGTCGACCATCTTGAAGACTACTGGTTCGCCGAGTCTGATGATCGTTATAGCTTGCGGGAGTTAGCCGAGTATGCCAACCAGCAGTTGTTGTACAGGGTTATGCAGAATGCTGGCCTCGATCCCTTCGATAGCGAAATCGGAACGCTTACCGCTTACTCACCGATGACGATGTCGGTACGGGAATGGTACCCAGGTCCGTGGACGATCGTACGCCCTCAGGACACTCATCACCGAAGCGGCGACGCGTTCGGATTCGAGTTCGATACAGGGTGGTTCGAAGTGGATGGTGGTGATCTTATGACATTCATCGAGACTCATGCCGACCGCACCGAACTCCTCCACGTGATAGATTGTGACGCAGAGACCGCGACGTCACCCGTGATAACAGTGTTGAAGTATTATCATACGATCACGACGGACTGGACAAACTACTGGCGTCGCTGA